GTCGAGGGTGAGGGGGCCGCGCTGCCATCGGACGGCCGGGGCGACGAAGGCCGTCGTCCCCGCCACGTCGCCCCGAACCACGTCGCGCTCGGCCGAGGCGTCGAGCCGCGTGGCGAGGCCGCCGACGGGGCCGCCCGCCTCGATCGCGATCCGGCCGCTCCCGAGCGATCCGCCCGTGCCCTCGACCGCGAGCTGGCGACGGCCGAGCGGCCCTTTCGTCACGAAGTTGACCACGCCGCCCGGCTCCAGCCGCCCGTACAGCACCGACGCCGGGCCGCGCAGGACCTCGACGCGCGCGACGTTGGCCTGGAGCCCGTCGAAGAGGTACGGCACCTCGACGCCGTTGCGGCGGACGCCGCCGCCCGTCCGGTCGGTCTCGAAGCCGCGGAGGACGGGGCGCGCGCCGGGCTCGCCTTCGGCGCGGACCGCCACGCCGGGCACGTTGCGGAGGGCGTCGGCGGCGTCGCGGGCGCCCTGGGCGTCGAGGACCGCCGCCGACAGCACCGACACGGCCTGCGGCACGAGGAGCACGGGCGCGTCGGCACGGGTGGCCGTCTCGGTCCGCCGCGCCTGGACGACGACCTCGGCGGCCGTGAGCGCCTCGGGCACGAGCGCGAGGTCGAGCCACGTGGTCTGCCCAGCGACCACGACCACGATCGTGTCGAGGCGGGCGTACCCGAGCGCGCGGACCTGGACTGAGGCGCGGCCGGCGGGTACGTCGAGCGCGACCCGGCCCGCGGCGTCCGTCGCGCGGGCACTCCCGGCGCCGTCGACCTCCACTCGGACGGCAGCGCCGACGACGGGGACGCCCGCCTCGGCGTCCGTGACGACGCCCTCGAGGCGGCCCGTCTGCGCCCCCACGGAGGCCGCGAGGAGCGCGGCGAGCACGACGGCCGCGCGCCGCACCTACTGCCGGGCGATCCCGAGGACCACGTCGCCCTCGAACCCGATCTGGAGGTTGCCGAGGAGCTGCTCGACGATGACGGCCGGGGCGGTCAGCGTGACGCGGTCCTCGCTCGTGGCGTCGGCGCGGAAGGTCGGCGCGAGCGTCGTGCCGCCGGCGGCCACGAGGAGCGAGAGCGTCTTGGCCGCCGCGACGGCCTGGTACGTCCCCGTCTGCGTCACGTCAGCCTGGCCGGCGGCGTTGACGAGGGCAGAGAAGTCGGCGATGAGCTGGAACGAGCGGTCCGACTCGAAGTCGACCGCGAGGTCGTCGAGGAGGGTCTGGATCTCGGCCGTCCGGTCGCCGGAGTCGTCGGCGATGCTGACGAGCGTCCACGAGCCGACGTAGAAGTCGGCGTCGAGGGTGAGCTCGTCGCCGGTGCTGTCGCAGCCGGCGGCGGCGAGCGCCAGGAGCAGGAGGGGGAGGAGGCGGGGGCGCATCGGGGTGGGGGTGGGACGCCCGAAGGTAGGCCGCCCCCGCCCGGATCGATCCGCCTCGGCGTCAGCGCCGGTCGACGTACGTCCCCCCGTTGGCCTCGGCGAGGCGGCGGAGGAAGTCGGCGTCCTGGTCCGGCCCGAGGCCGATGGTGTGGAGCGTGACGCCGCCGCGGTTGAGCTGGCGCGAGCGCTGGACGATCTCGTCGGCCGAGGCGTCGGTCGGCTGGCCGTCGGTCATGAGGAAGACCGTCGTCACGCCAGGCACGCCGAAGGTCCGCTCGAGCGCCGCCAGGATGGGCGTGCCGCCATTCGCGTCGAGGGCGTTCACGTGCGTCATCGCGAGCGACTTGTTGTTGCCCGCGGCCGCGACCGGCGTGTCCCGCCAGAAGTCGTGGGCGTCGCCGAACGTCTGGACGGTAAACAGGGTCGAGTTGTCGAGCCCGCGGATGACTGGGATCAGTTCGCGCTTGGCGCCGCCGAGCTTGGTCGCCTCGCCGCGGACCTGGCCGCCGAGGAGCCGCCCGACGCGCCCGCCGACGGTGTTCTGGACGGCGTCGCCGGCCTCGCGCGCCGCGACGCCGCGGGCCTGGTCTTCGAGCGTGCCTTCCTGCTTGCCCTCCATGCTGCCCGAGACGTCGATCACGAAGACGACGGTCTCGCCGGGCAGGGTGGTGTCGATGCCGTAGTAGTCGGACGAGGCCTGGACTGCGTAGCACCCCGACAGGAGCGCGAACGCGAGGAGAACGGGGGGGATGCGGCGGGACATGGCGGGAGGGGGAGGATGATTCCTCCATCACCCGAAATCGTCCTCCGGGGCATCACGTCGGCGCCCCGTTTTCGTCAGGCCGCCTCCGAGAGCCCGGCCTGGGCGACGGCCCCGTCGAGGCCGGACGAGACAACGGGCGACTCGTCGGCGGACTTCCACGGGAGCTCCGGCCACCAGCGCTCCACGGCGGGCGGTGCTGTCGGCTCGATCGACTCGCCCGGGCGGGGGACGCAGACGGGCACGCCCGCGGCCTCCGCCGCGACCACTACGCGCTCGGCCGGCTCCGTCCACCCGTGGAACGCGAGGTTGAACGTGCCCCAGTGGACCGGGACGAGCAGCCCGCCTCGGGCCTCCTCGACGGCCCGGACGGCCTGCTCCGGCCCCATGTGGACGTCCGCCCAGGTCGCGTTGTACGCGCCGACCTCGGCGAGCGTCGCGTCGAACGGGCCGAGTCGCTCGCCGACCTCGGAA
This sequence is a window from Rubrivirga marina. Protein-coding genes within it:
- a CDS encoding VWA domain-containing protein, whose amino-acid sequence is MSRRIPPVLLAFALLSGCYAVQASSDYYGIDTTLPGETVVFVIDVSGSMEGKQEGTLEDQARGVAAREAGDAVQNTVGGRVGRLLGGQVRGEATKLGGAKRELIPVIRGLDNSTLFTVQTFGDAHDFWRDTPVAAAGNNKSLAMTHVNALDANGGTPILAALERTFGVPGVTTVFLMTDGQPTDASADEIVQRSRQLNRGGVTLHTIGLGPDQDADFLRRLAEANGGTYVDRR